CTTGTGATAGTAAATTCAACCAGAATGCAAATTCAAAAAGTGGTTAAGAAAGCACACCTTGGCTTTGTAACTGCATTGAGTTTCTCTCGTGATTCAAGGTAAACCAACATATCAACATTATGTTTCTTCTATGGTTATGATTATGCAGCAATCCATTTTCCCCTTCTATGAACTGTTTGTGAAGCATGTGATTTTTAAATGCAGAGCTTTGGCTTCCGCATCCCTGGACTCGAGTGCAAGGGTGTCCACACTTGaggatgagaagaaaactggTAAGTTCTTGCCATAATTTTGGGTTGGATAATTCAGTCGTATCCCTCCAAACTTTTCATGGTAATTGTAAGACTTCCCTTGACAGCCTAGTTAAACCATCATGCTAGAAAACCTTGCCTATGATTGGAGGCCTTTTCAATTGTCCAGGTCTCAAGTAATATAAGCAGCCAAATTCCAATTCAGTTTGTACTATCACTGAACGTAGCAAGTGGAACACCATCACTGTTTGGGGGACCTCCTTGAGCTCTATTTAATCGTTTCCTCTAGTGTTTTGTTGGTATTTTTAATGATTGGGTTTTACTGTTGGAGCGTCACAGGCTTTCCTGAGAAAATGCCAAGTTCAAACAACAATCAATTCGGATTTCAACCATATGACACTTGAATGATTAGGATGAATGTCGAACTTTCTATGAATCTATTGTCTACTAGAAAACACCTAATTGATCTAATTGGTAATATGTTACCTAACACTGTTGCAACTATAGTTCATTTAGAAATGAGACATGCTCTTGGTTTGGTTGCAGGAGGATTGAACATATGGATCATTATATTCATCATTCTAGTCGCCATTGCTGCATATTTCTTGAACAATCCTGAGAAGTTGCCGTCGTTTAATTCttaaatgtaaaaatttgaCCGCTCCTGGCGTTGAAAGGATTTTAAAATTCGAAGAGATCAGCTTGGTGCTTGTGATTGTAATATGATAGGATCTGTTATAGGATAATAGGACACTGACCAGTTGGGCTTGAAAGCCAACTCATCTGTAAGCCTATTAGCGTGAGATTGCCTTTTTCGGCGTTGTCTTCATAATATATAGTTTACTTTTGGAGGTGTATACCAATTTTCTGATTCtctttgtgaaaataattgttctatccataaattttcatttttttattcgaccattttcatatatatatttttgttgtctTTCTATTTCCTGTATAACTTACTTTTCTGTTctaaaatgtttaaaaaaataaatctttATTTTAGACCTAGTTTCTTCGTTTGGTCGAGCCAGTTTCTTGTTGGTTTCCTAAGATGCGTACTGGTTTATTTGAGCTTCCATACTATACTACATTCTccaaacaaaatttgttaattacAGAAAGGGAATGAATGACCTACCTACTAGTACTAGATGCGAGTAAAATTACAAGGCAACTTCTAATATTATATCCGTTAGGATTTTAGGAACATGTTACCAAAgacacaaaagaaaagcatGTGACAATCAGTAGGACCCTGAATTACCATAATTGTATATCTGcaactttttgtttattttgggttgCTGTCCTTGCGTGTCCTGTCTTTTTAAGCTGTGGTTAGCTTTTGGGGGGGCTCATTCGTCTGCATCTCCTCATCGTACATGTTTGATGCTTGATTCTTCATTGCCATCGACAGTGAAGCTATAGCCTCTCCTACTGACAGGTAAAGATGATCTGGTCTCATCAGCTCATTGTCTTTATCCACCTTCTGCAATTTCTCCACAACCTCAGCCAATGGGTTCACCAACACCAGCtgtaattaatttcaattagCAACTCAATAATTAAAACTAATCTGCTAAACTTGATATTAAACAAATGTACACATATATTTCTTTCAACTTGCCTCAACTCCCTTTTTTCTAATTGCTTTCCTTAAATCTCCAAAGAGTGTGATCCCAGTTGTGTCTATGGTGCTCACAGCTTAAAACATAACACAAGTTGTCAGCCAACAAAAAATGAGATACCCAATAAAATAAACAGTTGATGCTCAAGATAATTAAACTCACCTGACATATCTATAATGACAAATCGAATGTTTGGATGTTTGtttccatcatcttcttcttcttctatccATCTCAAAATCCTTCGTATACGGTTTACATATAACAATGACAATTGTTCAAATAAACTGAAAAagtacaacaacaaaaaggcTCAAAATGCTGGCAAAGAAACAATCCACAACCAACCTTTCATTCAGATAAGTGGTGTTGGCAAAGTTGATCGCTGCTTCTATGCTGATAATGAGGAAACCAGGGACACTCACTGCTGATTCATTGTAATGGTGTAGGTCTCTAAACACATCTGTCCCAGGTATATTTCCCAACACCACTGTCCTCGGCCTTGTCACTTGCAGTAGAATCTTGAAAACCGATATTCCAacctatttattttgtatcatCAAATTCCCATGTCATGCatacaaatttgaaaataaaataaaaaagttgaggTTGAGTTGTGGAtgataaattatttcttaCCGCAATGGCCAGGCCCTGTTGAACAGAGATAAAAATGACACCCAGAAAAGCACACACCAAGACAATGAAGTCATATTTGTCAATCTTCCAAATGTGATAAGCAGCTGGAACGTCAATGAGGCCAATCACTGCAGTCACTATAATGGCACCCAATATAACATTGGGTGTGTAGTGAAATAGAGGCATCAGAAACAGGAGGGTCACCATAACTGTCACCGACATTACTATGTTCGACAAGGCGGTTTTTGCTCCGGCATTGTGGTTCACAGCTGACCGTGAGAAAGAACCTGATCCATCATCAAGATCAAAACTTTTATATCCAGTCCTCATCCTTGCTAATAATTGATTTTTGGGtcaccaatatatattttttttaattaagttgATAATGAAATGCGAACCTGTTGTGATATAACAGGAAGTGATGGAGCCAATAATGTTCATGAGCCCAATTGCTATCATCTCCTTGTTTCCATCCACCCTGTATTCTCTCAGAGTAGCAAAAGTCCTTCCTACTGCAATGCCTTCCTGTTAATTTGATGCAAAACTGATCAGCCAAACCAATCGCTTCATCAAaatgtctattttttttttttttttaaaacccctGCTTAAAAGAATCAACTTACTGTGAGAGCAATGATGCCAGTGATTATCCCAGTCTTAATCACAAGTCCTATGTGGGTCCCACTGAAAATCAACATGTTCCATGAAGGTGGGTTCAATCCTTTCTGTAAATCTCCAATCTgccatataaaatataaaagtagACCAAAAATCAACGTCTCTAGACATGATGCAGAGTGGATGGACATGGAGGAGAGAGTTTGAGGGGAAGCAAACTAAAAACTAAGCATGGTGTGTGGCCCAAGAACTTACCACACTGATGCCATGGCGATTGGCTTTGATTGCGAAAACAATTACGGTGGAGATGATGACAGACGCAAGAGGGGCTCCAGCTGAGACCCAAAACAGCTTTGGCTTTCTCATGCTCTGCATATATGTACATGGCACGCAGCCCAACGTGGATTAGTCAAATTGCACCATTGACTTTGAACTGAGTTCTTAGTTGGGGCGaatatgtgtgtgtttgtAATTAGTGGATAAAGACAACATATGTTTATAACCATCAGTCAGAGATTGATGTGAGTGAGttcattaatgaaaaaagttaTCCATCAGAAAGTGAAGGCAGAGACGAGATAACATACGACGTGTCTTGCGATTAGGAGCAACAGAAGGAAGCAAACTCCCATTAATATGGTCTGCCATGACCACtgcagaaaataaagaaaaaacactCAAATTATTACttgaaaaagagaggaaaatgaaaaggaattaatattaaaatacaatatctGAGATTCCCAATCATATCTAGTTGATAGTTATCTCGAGTACTATGTCTGTAGCTTAGTTTATGATTGCTTAGAAAAGCTAAAAGCTTTATTAGCAGAGTAATATATCACtgtttgaatattttaatgggcTTCTCTCTGTTTCATTACCTCCCTTCGTTCCTCAAAAACAGAGCTCAAAACAGGGACTACAGccatttttttggtgaaattttgTATTCCAAGGAGGCTCTTAAGCTGTTGCAGAGAAACTATCACAGCAGCTCCAGCCATAAAACCAATAAGAGTGGCCTTTGAAAGGAAATCAATGATAAATCCAAGCCTGCATCCACCAATACCAAAACATTgatcaattttgtttcttataatATTGTCTTTTGTCCTTTCAAGTTTTAGATAAGAAGGCGGCAAAACTACAGCAAATTATGCTGGGAAGTGAAGGTGGGGGCCACTTACCTCAATAATCCTAGGGAAGCTTGGATAATACCACTAAAGAAGGTTGAAGTAAAGGCAAGTTGAAGAAACAAGTTTGGATCTTTTGTGGGAGAAACTTCTTGCATAAGCATTGATCCCATTATAAGAGAAGCAATGGACACAGGTCCTACTGCAAGGTCTCTTGAGCTTCCAAGAACAGCATACACTAAAGGAGGAACAAAGCTGGAATCTACAGGTCCAAAAAAGATCAATTAACAAATGCAACACATTCAGAATTGTAAACAAGTAACAGAAGCAAATTACTCACAGAGACCCACAATTGCAGGTAGATTAGCAAGCTTAGCATAACTGATTccctgaagaagaagaaaaagaaagagttaaATTAAGAACAGGGTATatgttgttttcaaatttcaatcatGAAATTGGGAAATCAAAGTTGAAAATCAAGCTTTGTACCTGAGGGATGGCTAAACTAGCAATGGTGACACCAGAAATAATGTCAGACTTGAGGAGCTTGAAGCTGTAAGTAGGACCCCATTCAAGGATAGGGAAGACATACTGAGCTCCAAGAATCCATTGCTTCTTTGGTGGCTGTCCTTTGAACTGGTGCAAAGGGTCATCTGGGAAGAAGGTTTCTTTGAGCCTGGCCATGAGCTTCTGCAAGGTGCTTCTATGGGGTGGAGGAACAACCTTGTGAACCTCCAATCCCCCCATTGGTATGTCCATGCAGTGGTGcatattgttgttgttgttgttatttggtGTGTTTATGGTGGGATGCGGGTTATTTAACTTTGAGGGAGAGGAGCCCTCTATTTTATCATGTGAGGCTTCTTCCATCAATCAACTTCTCCAGGGGACCGCTAAAAACAAATTagtactactactactacaaATCTTGCTAGCTACTATACTATTACTAATTGACTAGGGGTGGCTGAGCCCGCAACTTTTGCTAATTACTCATGAAAAGACACAAAGTGAATTGGTTTATCTCTAGCTCTCTATCTGTATATGTACAATTAGCTAAGCTAGTTAGGCTAAAAGGGGTGCTCAaagaataaaatgaaaagttcAAAGGGGGGAATCTGTAAAATATTAAATGTGGAGGGAGATGATAAAAGGAAAGCTTACAAGtaaaaaattttgttgaaagGTACTAGGCCTGTAAAAGATGGTTGAAACATTGAAGAAGGTACATAAACTAGTGTGCCATGcaaatgggttgggtttgtaATTGGCTGAAGATGATCACCGCGGCAGGTAATATTCTGAGGGATATTCTCAGTGTTCATCTAAGCTGTAAATAAATGGTCTAAACTCTGTAGGAATTTTATGTGGACAGTTGCTAGACATGTTAAATACAGTAACACAATTGTTACAAGTTTACAACTGATCagagtagaagaagaagaacgtCGATCGGTGGTGTTTTCGGTTTGGGTCGGTACCTTTGTTGtgatgaggatgaggaggtGAGCTATAAGCTATAAGAAGCTAGCAGCCTAGCAAGCACCATATTGGTAAATTGTTTGTCATGCATTAAGCAAAATGACAGGAAGCCAGTGTGAGCAGATATGTCCAGTCCAGGTGACGTGCCACAATATAATGCCACAAAATCCATATTCATTCGCATCTTCcttctgcaataaaaaaattagctaTACTTTTGTTAGATTTGTTGTACCCCAGAAACCAAAAGGTTAAAAAACATCGATCACCTTTAATTTTGGTTTCTACTTTAGGACAAacataatttatttacaacTTTGGCATGTACAATATTTTAGTCAACAGTTAACTCTAGCTACGAAGAGGAAGGAGGTGCTGCTGCGCCAACTTTGTGCCCTTAAAAAGACCAAATGAtgttattgtatttttttttttttttcaatgtctTAGGGTAGAGAAATGTGCGCATATATACGCCAAGTTACTACTTTTAACATACCTCTTTCTTGCCAaccatataatatatatggtgTTGGTATGTGTATAAATATTGTACAGAACAAACTACTTTATATGTCCTTTCATAAAATGTGCATGGAACCGAATATGAGCCATGCCTGCTAATATTATGTCTGAATCCACTTCACAATAGGGTTTGGTCTTGGTTATCTGCATCtcttttagaaagaaaaaaaaaattgttcctAATACCAAGTGGTATGTCGAGGTAGTGTTACGAGTTGATTCAAATTAGTGTTAAACGTAATATTGATGGACCTCCACCACCAAATTTTTCTTAAGTAATTAATAGCACacggaagaagaagaataaaagaTGAACTTCCACAATATCACATCCATAAAAGAGATTAAGATTTCTAGGAaccataaacaaataaaagtgAACACTTTCTTTCATTCTCAAAAGACAATCTTAACAACAATCTTGAATCTAAAATAAAAGCAATGAATTAAATACGggaaaaattattatttataattgaaaaaaaaaggaaaaagaaaagaggtaggattctagaaaaaaaaacataccaaAGTTGATCATCCATAATTAGGTTGGATGTAGTTCGCCTTCCAATTCAAATAATCTACAACCAACTTTAGAAGTTGTTGAGTTTTCCATGAACATACGAGGAACCGATTCTAATTTAAGAATCATCCCCTATATCTTGTTGA
The window above is part of the Prunus dulcis chromosome 1, ALMONDv2, whole genome shotgun sequence genome. Proteins encoded here:
- the LOC117630006 gene encoding probable sulfate transporter 3.3 isoform X2; translation: MGSMLMQEVSPTKDPNLFLQLAFTSTFFSGIIQASLGLLRLGFIIDFLSKATLIGFMAGAAVIVSLQQLKSLLGIQNFTKKMAVVPVLSSVFEERREWSWQTILMGVCFLLLLLIARHVSMRKPKLFWVSAGAPLASVIISTVIVFAIKANRHGISVIGDLQKGLNPPSWNMLIFSGTHIGLVIKTGIITGIIALTEGIAVGRTFATLREYRVDGNKEMIAIGLMNIIGSITSCYITTGSFSRSAVNHNAGAKTALSNIVMSVTVMVTLLFLMPLFHYTPNVILGAIIVTAVIGLIDVPAAYHIWKIDKYDFIVLVCAFLGVIFISVQQGLAIAVGISVFKILLQVTRPRTVVLGNIPGTDVFRDLHHYNESAVSVPGFLIISIEAAINFANTTYLNERILRWIEEEEDDGNKHPNIRFVIIDMSAVSTIDTTGITLFGDLRKAIRKKGVELVLVNPLAEVVEKLQKVDKDNELMRPDHLYLSVGEAIASLSMAMKNQASNMYDEEMQTNEPPQKLTTA
- the LOC117630006 gene encoding probable sulfate transporter 3.3 isoform X1; this translates as MEEASHDKIEGSSPSKLNNPHPTINTPNNNNNNNMHHCMDIPMGGLEVHKVVPPPHRSTLQKLMARLKETFFPDDPLHQFKGQPPKKQWILGAQYVFPILEWGPTYSFKLLKSDIISGVTIASLAIPQGISYAKLANLPAIVGLYSSFVPPLVYAVLGSSRDLAVGPVSIASLIMGSMLMQEVSPTKDPNLFLQLAFTSTFFSGIIQASLGLLRLGFIIDFLSKATLIGFMAGAAVIVSLQQLKSLLGIQNFTKKMAVVPVLSSVFEERREWSWQTILMGVCFLLLLLIARHVSMRKPKLFWVSAGAPLASVIISTVIVFAIKANRHGISVIGDLQKGLNPPSWNMLIFSGTHIGLVIKTGIITGIIALTEGIAVGRTFATLREYRVDGNKEMIAIGLMNIIGSITSCYITTGSFSRSAVNHNAGAKTALSNIVMSVTVMVTLLFLMPLFHYTPNVILGAIIVTAVIGLIDVPAAYHIWKIDKYDFIVLVCAFLGVIFISVQQGLAIAVGISVFKILLQVTRPRTVVLGNIPGTDVFRDLHHYNESAVSVPGFLIISIEAAINFANTTYLNERILRWIEEEEDDGNKHPNIRFVIIDMSAVSTIDTTGITLFGDLRKAIRKKGVELVLVNPLAEVVEKLQKVDKDNELMRPDHLYLSVGEAIASLSMAMKNQASNMYDEEMQTNEPPQKLTTA